Part of the Debaryomyces hansenii CBS767 chromosome C complete sequence genome is shown below.
AATGAGCTGAAAACCCAGGATTTTCCTCACTAGACATATACACCAAAATGAACGGGTTACACTAGTATAAACGAAGTATAAAAGGTGCAGTTAGAGGCAGAATTTCTTTCAACCATGTTGTCACGCGACCGTTAACAACAAGGGGCTTGGATCTCTATTGTGCCTGTCGTATTGGACTATAGAATATGCAGTATGACGAGAAACGTGGTTCGCACTACAAAGAATTTCAATGTCAATGAGGAAGCACTGGTTAAATTTGAGTATTTGTTTTGGCTTATTTTGGTATTAAGGAGATCTCAGGGTTCGGTAGTTGATATACAGTAAGCGTGGGCAAAAAATAGATTCGTTGGACGATATTAGTGAAGGGTCAAGGATCATGGCATTTATACTATTAAGCAAAAAAACAGTTATAAGAACGGTAATTGTCGGTTGGTTGTTATGTCTTTGGGTATTCTATCGCGTGAGTAAAcgaattgatattgatatttacGACAATAATGTGGTTGAGTCATTATACACTAAGGTCGGCAGacatgaagaattgaagaacatTAAACTTCATTCATCGGTGTATGATACAATCATAGAGCAAGAAGGATTAGGAAGAGCATTAAACGACCATTCGTTTAAACAAAGGTGCAATTTGTACGTGAATACACTTATGAAGAACGAATCGAACTTTATAGGTCCACATCTGCATTTTGGATTCAACAGGGCCGACTACAATACGGAGGACCTGTCGGACGCTTGGAAAGTGATTCGAAAAGAGGAACAAACATTGCATGATTATTTGACccatttgaaaatatacaACAAATGTTATATCGACGCTCCGGAAGATgccaaatttatcaaagaacAAAGGAAACTTATGTCTCGTAAGAGCCCAATAGACTTTGGTATGTCTGATATGTTACAGTATACATGCGGCGAAGTAGAAGCAAGATTGTACCCTTGGCTCAGCTTCGAAATGCCTGTTTATATGAAATGGGATGGCGCAACTACACGGTTCCCCAAGAAGCAGAACAAATTGATGGATCGGTTTACCAGACCATGCTTTTTAtccaatttcaaagatAATCTCAAGGGGCGGGGGATTGTTTTGACAATAGCTGATAGCCATTTAGAGTTGACCATAAGACTCGTCCAATTGTTGAGAGCGTTGGAAAACACATTACCAATCGAAATTATTTACTACAAAAATTTATCGGAGGACTCAAGAAACAAGTTGATCGAGGCATGTAGACGTGAATACAAGTTAAAAAATTCGCTTCTACCACCTCAGGATATTTCGTTTATTGATGTTTCTACTGCTGTCAAGCccaaatatattgaaaagtttggtaattttggaaataagATATTGGCAACTCTCTTCAACTCGTTCGAAGAAATGATCTTGTTGGATGCCGACACAGTGGTTTTGGAGAAACctgaatttttctttggatTACGCAAATACCAAAAGGCCGGAACAATGTTCTATAAAGATAGACTTGCTGTCGAATACAGACCAAAAAGCGATGTAATgttcttcaagaaaatgatgCCATCATTAATGGATTcgttatttttcaatatcccTCAGACTACTGGATATACTTTAGATAGAAAATTTTTCCAAGGTTTGAACCATTATATGGAAAGTGGTCTAGTAGTTATCAATCGTAAAAGACACTTTAGTCAAGCTTTGATTATGTCTCAGTTAATCTTTCATTTACCAATACAAGCTAGAGTCTATGGGGATAAAGAGCTATTTTGGCTAGCATTTGTGGTTTCAGGTAATGAAAACTATGCCTTCAACGATCACTTCCTGGCAGCCATTGGATATGTGACTCCAAACATTGAAAGACTGCCATCTAAATATGGTGCTATGGAAGTTTGTTCAAATCATCCTGGTCATATAaacgatgaagataatCATAGTTTGCTCTGGTTTAATTCCGGATTCCGTCATTGTGGacaaaacaataaaattgatttccaAAAGGAATTCGAAATAGGAAAACGCTATACACATTTAAAGACTGTTTTAGAATTCGAAGCGTTTTTCAAGAATAGATTGGTGCTTCGAGATGCTGTTATCCCACCTCATGTTGTTCTAGAAGCCGATAACCTTGAAGGAGAGCCAAGCAGATCTTGGATAAGCTTGAGCGACTACTGTGCCGGATACACTTGGTGTGGTTATTCGAAAATTGGTGGATTATACGATAGGGATAACAAGAAATACAACATTCAAGATGGCATCCTCATTCACTTTGCCGACCGTGAAGTTAAGAAATTCGATCTATTGGGTGACGCATGGACCAATAGTGAATTTTTATCATAGTTGACCGCACATGGTCAATACATTGCATTGCATACAGTatgaatattaaataaagatatatatgTTTGTGATAGAGCATTTATATACCCtatattgtatataaatttgattcGATATTGTATAAAGAAGGAAAGTAGTTTGTAGATGCAAATTTAGAAACGTCCGGTTTTCACACAACTCCTTATCCAAGCGAACccatcaataaatatctACATGACAAAATAATCTCTTTATAGGAGAATACCCTTTTTACATTACCCAATATTATACACAAACATGAGTCCCATAGCCAATTCCACGCAAATCTCTAATAGATTATTCAGAAATCAAAGATATATGAAtctaattatattatcagtatttttgattatattaataattacATCAATTTCGGCCCATAAACATATGAAGTCCGGAGAATACTACAGCAAAGCTACAGAAAGACTTAATTCATATCTtgattcaaagaaaaattcagaaaaaaataatgatgaataaCTAAGTAGctttataaattaatccATATTGATTTTTCTAAATAATCATTCTTTGCCTTTTCTTTTAGCAAACCAAGATTGATTAGTTCGAAACATGATTGCAAAAACCACGCATATATGATCTTGTCCCatattaattcattatccaCTTGGCATTTTTGTAATATAGATTTATGGTCATCCCCCTTGTCATTATTTACTAATACGGATATTATCGATTCCCTGGATAGAGATTGCTTAAATGCAGAAtaaaaatcataaatatttatggATACGGGTGCATCCTTATAGACTTTGAATAGTTGGCAAATCATGGGTGGCACGTTGGAACCACTAGTATTTGCTTCAGAAATTAGCTCATTTTGCAAATATGAATTGGAATCATTCAAGCCCAATTCAAGAATGGATCTTAGTTTTGGTCTTATAAgatttatcatcaaattttcataattttcTTCGAAATTAAATCCCAAATTAACAAAGCTTCCACCATCGAgtgaaaaaatttcattaaataaattatcgtCAAGTTTATAGATAATCTCTTCGctttgaatatatttcgTTATGCAACTAAGTACCTTCTCAGTAGGTGTATTATCTTTTAAACTCTTTCGTAAATTGGACAATTGTATGTCTTTGACCCCGTTTATTTCCTCGGTCAATGCA
Proteins encoded:
- a CDS encoding DEHA2C12078p (weakly similar to uniprot|P39106 Saccharomyces cerevisiae YER001W MNN1 Alpha-1 3-mannosyltransferase) gives rise to the protein MAFILLSKKTVIRTVIVGWLLCLWVFYRVSKRIDIDIYDNNVVESLYTKVGRHEELKNIKLHSSVYDTIIEQEGLGRALNDHSFKQRCNLYVNTLMKNESNFIGPHSHFGFNRADYNTEDSSDAWKVIRKEEQTLHDYLTHLKIYNKCYIDAPEDAKFIKEQRKLMSRKSPIDFGMSDMLQYTCGEVEARLYPWLSFEMPVYMKWDGATTRFPKKQNKLMDRFTRPCFLSNFKDNLKGRGIVLTIADSHLELTIRLVQLLRALENTLPIEIIYYKNLSEDSRNKLIEACRREYKLKNSLLPPQDISFIDVSTAVKPKYIEKFGNFGNKILATLFNSFEEMILLDADTVVLEKPEFFFGLRKYQKAGTMFYKDRLAVEYRPKSDVMFFKKMMPSLMDSLFFNIPQTTGYTLDRKFFQGLNHYMESGLVVINRKRHFSQALIMSQLIFHLPIQARVYGDKELFWLAFVVSGNENYAFNDHFSAAIGYVTPNIERSPSKYGAMEVCSNHPGHINDEDNHSLLWFNSGFRHCGQNNKIDFQKEFEIGKRYTHLKTVLEFEAFFKNRLVLRDAVIPPHVVLEADNLEGEPSRSWISLSDYCAGYTWCGYSKIGGLYDRDNKKYNIQDGILIHFADREVKKFDLLGDAWTNSEFLS